Proteins encoded in a region of the Sparus aurata chromosome 6, fSpaAur1.1, whole genome shotgun sequence genome:
- the LOC115583846 gene encoding uncharacterized protein LOC115583846 — translation MVPEAYRQRFRKGKKEDKQSYLEFSRDIVNAFNRWKTASGVKTFEDLCDLLLLEQFKNAVPNRIATYVTEQQVKTVGEAAALADQYDLTHNSGWGSARGAGGFRDSATGQVLFSAGAAKPEVGARMSGWNDMEKVCHFCHKKGHVKADCYALQKRNKQMSVKPAAFAASAMCVSDMPDVHKEVPVDVAYLPFVSSGYVSLSGSSEKVPVTILRDTGALDSFILASVLPFSGETDTGDSVLVLGMGLVVLSAPLHRLNLFSDLVQGEVTIGVRPALPVKGVHIILGNGLAGGRVWPNVPPLPVVNPVSTSDGPDECERTFPDVFPACVVTRAGARAGGDSDKVSVMEAPCMNLSDFPLSVSRAELVAEQQSDPSIRERWEVAGTVADVKDRAHGYFLEKGVLVRKWVPCNEVGVGHPLFQVVVPAKFRKLVLQVSHDQSGHQGVRKTYDRILRYFFWPRLKKDVSEYIKSCHTCQITGKPNQVIKPAPLHPIPAIGEPFEHIIIDCVGPLPPSRSGAKYLLTVMCQATRYPAAYPLRSITTRLSRT, via the exons ATGGTTCCTGAGGCTTATCGCCAGCGATTTAGGAAGGGTAAAAAGGAGGATAAACAGTCCTACCTGGAGTTTTCACGTGATATAGTGAATGCTTTTAATCGCTGGAAAACGGCCTCTGGagttaaaacatttgaagattTGTGTGATCTTTTGCTTTTGGAACAATTCAAAAATGCTGTTCCTAACCGAATTGCCACATATGTAACAGAACAACAGGTGAAAACAGTTGGTGAGGCAGCTGCATTAGCAGATCAATATGATTTGACACACAACAGTGGTTGGGGAAGTGCGCGTGGTGCTGGTGGCTTTAGGGATAGTGCTACTggtcaggttttgttttctgcaggagCAGCCAAGCCTGAGGTAGGGGCAAGGATGTCTGGTTGGAATGACATGGAAAAGGTATGTCACTTCTGTCATAAAAAAGGGCATGTGAAAGCAGACTGCTATGCTctacagaaaagaaacaagcaaATGAGTGTGAAGCCCGCTGCATTTGCTGCTTCAGCGATGTGTGTTTCAGACATGCCTGACGTACATAAGGAGGTTCCTGTTGATGTCGCTTATTTGCCTTTTGTATCAAGCGGATATGTTTCCCTGTCTGGATCCAGTGAGAAGGTCCCTGTTACAATTCTAAGAGACACTGGTGCATTGGATTCATTCATCCTGGCGTCTGTTCTCCCTTTTTCAGGGGAGACTGATACTGGAGATTCAGTGTTAGTTCTGGGAATGGGATTGGTTGTTTTGTCTGCTCCACTTCACAGACTCAATCTTTTTTCAGACTTAGTGCAGGGGGAGGTGACCATTGGGGTGCGCCCGGCTTTGCCAGTGAAGGGAGTCCATATCATTCTTGGGAATGGGCTGGCTGGTGGACGTGTGTGGCCTAATGTTCCTCCACTTCCGGTGGTTAATCCAGTATCTACTAGTGATGGTCCAGATGAATGTGAGCGCACGTTTCCAGACGTATTTCCAGCATGTGTAGTGACACGTGCTGGTGCTCGTGCTGGTGGTGATTCTGACAAAGTAAGTGTGATGGAGGCACCATGTATGAACTTGTCTGACTTTCCATTGTCTGTTTCGCGTGCAGAGTTGGTGGCAGAGCAGCAGTCAGATCCTTCCATTAGGGAGCGGTGGGAGGTCGCAGGCACTGTGGCAGACGTGAAGGACAGAGCACATGGCTATTTCCTGGAAAAGGGTGTGCTGGTGAGGAAATGGGTGCCTTGTAATGAGGTTGGTGTGGGACACCCACTTTTTCAGGTTGTGGTGCCAGCCAAGTTCCGTAAATTAGTTCTGCAGGTATCCCATGACCAATCAGGGCACCAGGGAGTCAGGAAGACATATGACCGCATTTTACGGTACTTCTTTTGGCCTCGGCTAAAGAAAGATGTGTCGGAGTACATCAAATCTTGCCACACATGTCAAATAACTGGCAAACCAAACCAGGTTATCAAGCCTGCCCCACTGCACCCAATACCTGCCATTGGTGAGCCTTTTGAGCACATTATTATTGACTGTGTTGGTCCTCTGCCTCCTTCTAGGTCTGGAGCTAAATATCTGCTTACTGTCATGTGTCAAGCCACCAGATATCCAGCTGCATATCCCCTACGATCAATCACGACCAG GCTTTCCAGAACGTAA